The Halomicronema hongdechloris C2206 genome includes a window with the following:
- a CDS encoding DUF1815 family protein, with protein MFIRLAEQHRQFVQDLVMNLQALAIVLENRGYLASCYTCGGQMNSASFMVSLGDNHLIRFLVSDYGITWTEMRDDRELMKLEGAEAISQLQELANLVKFQIQPADSRQAILHNA; from the coding sequence ATGTTTATCCGACTCGCAGAGCAACATCGGCAGTTTGTCCAAGACCTCGTCATGAATCTCCAGGCCCTGGCCATCGTCTTGGAGAATCGAGGCTATTTGGCATCCTGCTACACTTGTGGCGGCCAGATGAACAGCGCCTCATTCATGGTCAGCTTAGGCGATAACCACCTGATTCGGTTTCTAGTGTCTGACTACGGCATCACTTGGACTGAGATGCGGGATGACCGAGAACTGATGAAGTTAGAAGGGGCTGAAGCCATCAGTCAACTGCAAGAACTCGCGAATCTGGTTAAGTTTCAGATTCAGCCTGCCGATTCCCGGCAAGCCATTCTGCACAATGCCTAG
- a CDS encoding DUF2839 domain-containing protein — MGEAKRRRAALGDQYGKEQPIAPWLPITKSQAQTFMRWTTRGTWIGIGLMIVLWITIRFIGPGFGWWTLVD, encoded by the coding sequence ATGGGAGAAGCCAAACGCCGCCGAGCGGCCCTCGGAGACCAGTACGGCAAAGAGCAGCCAATTGCACCGTGGCTGCCCATTACCAAGTCTCAGGCTCAGACGTTCATGCGCTGGACCACCCGCGGCACTTGGATTGGTATCGGCCTGATGATCGTCCTTTGGATCACCATCCGGTTCATAGGTCCTGGCTTCGGTTGGTGGACGTTGGTAGATTAG
- a CDS encoding ATP-dependent DNA helicase, whose protein sequence is MPSSVIEAEVHQQLRTYLRQQGIPHWPHHLTLARLVARALRLGRSALIQTGSASMCHGRYRLSYLMSVLLWPGPVILVLPDIIQQHLMWVDLPRLRQWIPTYKPIQVGDTWPGDSFTGLLITTPEAWLADRLGPQTRFPTQIPTLIDGIDDLEGWVQQQLTTSLKTPAWDALMLAYPDQHQLIWDIRVQLTHSVFQYPTNPYQCHLLEDRERTLLATLYSELVVESPQPASSQAAMPPAWQQFWQQFWTAHPLLWVSFNRSQGQFCLHCGPTTVAPILAPIWSQQPLVLIGAAFDLEIQAPNYRQRLGLPTELTCLKFSLDRHSEAIRLYVPDHLPMPNTRQFQTALLQEIRQLLTHDTRQGVTIILVSDIPLKGQLGSILASEFGSRVQVDRTCLDDNGILVTDWQFWQHYQTVLPTPHLLIIPTLPIPSLEAPLVAGRVAYYKSQRQDWFRCYLLPMALSTLQRAVAPIRDTQGIVALLDNRVNYRSYGRQVLEALSPAARTTYLETEWLRDSNCSLPG, encoded by the coding sequence GTGCCATCATCAGTGATTGAAGCCGAAGTTCACCAGCAACTCCGCACCTACCTACGGCAGCAGGGAATCCCCCACTGGCCGCATCATCTCACCCTGGCCCGCTTAGTGGCGAGGGCCCTGAGACTGGGGCGTAGTGCCCTGATTCAAACCGGCAGTGCTTCAATGTGCCATGGACGCTATCGGCTTAGCTATTTGATGTCTGTATTACTGTGGCCGGGGCCAGTCATCCTGGTGTTGCCCGACATCATTCAACAGCATCTGATGTGGGTGGATTTGCCCCGGCTGCGGCAATGGATTCCCACTTATAAACCCATTCAAGTGGGCGATACCTGGCCTGGAGACTCCTTCACTGGGCTGCTCATTACTACTCCCGAGGCTTGGCTAGCCGATCGCCTTGGCCCTCAAACTCGCTTTCCCACCCAAATTCCAACCCTGATTGACGGCATTGATGATCTCGAGGGTTGGGTCCAGCAACAACTCACCACCAGCCTGAAGACTCCTGCCTGGGATGCCCTAATGCTGGCCTATCCCGATCAGCATCAGCTGATTTGGGACATCCGTGTCCAACTGACCCATAGCGTGTTTCAATATCCGACCAATCCTTATCAGTGCCATCTCCTCGAAGATAGGGAACGGACGCTGCTGGCTACCCTTTATAGCGAACTGGTCGTCGAGTCTCCCCAGCCAGCAAGTAGTCAAGCCGCCATGCCTCCCGCCTGGCAGCAGTTCTGGCAACAGTTTTGGACTGCCCACCCCCTGCTCTGGGTTAGCTTCAATCGCTCCCAAGGTCAATTCTGCTTACACTGCGGCCCCACCACCGTCGCACCGATACTCGCACCCATCTGGTCACAACAACCCCTCGTGCTGATCGGAGCCGCCTTTGACCTTGAAATCCAGGCCCCCAATTATCGACAGCGCTTGGGACTACCAACGGAGCTCACCTGTCTAAAATTCTCCCTCGATCGGCATTCGGAAGCCATTCGCCTCTACGTACCTGATCACTTACCGATGCCAAATACCCGGCAATTCCAAACAGCCCTGCTGCAGGAAATTCGACAGCTGCTCACCCACGACACCCGCCAAGGAGTCACCATTATTCTAGTCAGCGACATTCCTCTAAAAGGGCAGCTGGGATCGATTCTGGCCAGTGAATTTGGTTCCCGAGTTCAGGTAGACCGCACCTGCCTGGATGATAACGGCATTCTCGTAACCGACTGGCAGTTCTGGCAACACTATCAGACAGTCTTACCCACTCCCCACCTGTTGATCATCCCCACCTTGCCCATTCCCTCACTGGAGGCTCCCCTAGTGGCCGGACGAGTCGCCTATTACAAGAGTCAGCGACAAGACTGGTTCCGGTGTTATCTGTTGCCCATGGCCCTCAGTACCTTGCAACGGGCCGTGGCTCCCATACGCGATACCCAGGGCATTGTGGCGCTGTTGGATAACCGGGTTAACTATCGCAGCTATGGCCGTCAAGTGCTGGAAGCGCTTAGTCCAGCCGCTCGCACCACCTATTTAGAGACTGAATGGTTGCGGGATTCCAATTGTTCGCTACCGGGCTAA
- a CDS encoding pentapeptide repeat-containing protein: protein MDASELLRQYAKGNRDFPEVSLNEQSLVEAELPQIVLRRASLKVTNLSNANLTQADLQDAIFNVSRLSGANLSGANLRHCQLNVTNLIRALLTEADLSGASLVRAEMLRADLSNAQLVAANLREVDLREAKLRWANLQGANLQQADIRNSILTGALLEEANLNAVNGDRADLSGALLKQADLRHANLQQVKLNGANLQGANLRWADLRGADLRNADLTATKLSGTNLTGALLEGAILVDTVLVHADLSQANLMHATVTGADLSGATITGAKLFGAARYNLATKEVACTWVDMSPNGDRTQIREFSDAVDLHGFFNTASPQVHLHVDALLTPVAHAQLAQVYYHLSQCAPDRDWVPDLTVANRQTRLTLTLSQDSQLWSMAYGLSLPFQATQGVQQALARLLQMVQASTVNTPVAAELQPSLRALGQELTTTMKVLPAKVLPAKVLPAIAADAAQPAASADPLRLSDPFFQQPIQLYVTNSSNQRLAIYTHPRFGARQTTESDPLPPSPKPGPLPQPATVLTFVQGFRAERDLSVGPSSDSPSGRDQA from the coding sequence ATGGACGCAAGTGAACTGTTGCGCCAGTACGCCAAGGGAAACCGTGACTTTCCAGAGGTGTCCCTAAATGAGCAATCCCTCGTAGAGGCTGAGTTACCGCAGATTGTCTTACGACGAGCCAGCCTCAAGGTCACCAATCTCAGTAATGCCAACCTCACGCAGGCAGACTTACAAGACGCCATTTTCAATGTCAGTCGCCTCAGCGGCGCCAACCTCAGCGGTGCCAACCTCAGGCACTGTCAGCTCAATGTCACCAACTTGATTCGGGCTCTGCTAACGGAGGCGGATCTCAGTGGGGCTTCCCTGGTGCGAGCCGAGATGCTGCGAGCCGATTTGAGTAATGCCCAGCTAGTGGCCGCCAATCTGCGCGAGGTAGATCTACGGGAAGCCAAGCTCCGCTGGGCTAATCTGCAGGGCGCCAATCTACAGCAAGCAGATATCCGCAACAGTATTCTGACGGGGGCCCTACTAGAAGAGGCCAATCTCAATGCGGTTAACGGTGATCGGGCCGACCTCAGTGGTGCCCTGTTGAAGCAGGCCGATCTGCGCCACGCGAATCTACAGCAGGTCAAGCTCAACGGAGCTAATCTGCAGGGGGCCAATCTACGCTGGGCCGACCTGCGGGGGGCCGACCTGCGTAACGCCGACTTAACCGCCACTAAGCTCAGTGGCACTAATCTGACCGGAGCCCTCCTGGAGGGGGCAATTCTGGTCGATACGGTATTAGTCCATGCCGATCTGAGCCAGGCTAATCTGATGCATGCCACGGTCACTGGGGCCGATCTGTCTGGAGCCACCATTACCGGTGCCAAGTTATTCGGGGCCGCTCGCTATAATCTGGCCACTAAAGAGGTGGCCTGCACCTGGGTAGACATGAGCCCTAATGGCGACAGAACCCAGATCCGAGAGTTTTCCGATGCCGTCGATCTGCATGGCTTCTTCAATACTGCATCGCCTCAGGTGCATCTGCATGTGGATGCTCTATTGACACCAGTAGCCCATGCTCAGCTGGCCCAGGTTTACTATCATCTGTCTCAGTGTGCTCCCGACCGAGACTGGGTACCTGATTTAACCGTTGCCAACCGGCAAACCCGCCTGACCCTAACCCTGTCCCAAGACAGCCAACTGTGGTCTATGGCCTACGGCTTATCCTTACCATTTCAGGCCACTCAAGGGGTCCAACAGGCCCTAGCCCGGTTGTTGCAGATGGTGCAGGCCTCAACCGTCAATACTCCCGTCGCGGCAGAACTGCAGCCGTCTCTGAGAGCCTTGGGTCAGGAGTTGACCACTACCATGAAGGTTTTGCCTGCGAAGGTTCTACCTGCAAAGGTCTTACCTGCGATCGCAGCTGATGCGGCCCAGCCAGCCGCGTCAGCCGACCCCCTCCGCCTCTCAGATCCCTTCTTCCAGCAGCCGATTCAGCTTTACGTCACCAATTCCAGCAACCAGCGGTTGGCAATTTATACCCATCCTCGATTTGGGGCCCGACAGACCACCGAGTCAGACCCCCTGCCGCCATCGCCAAAGCCAGGTCCTCTGCCCCAGCCCGCCACCGTTCTCACCTTCGTGCAGGGCTTTCGGGCAGAACGCGATCTCTCCGTCGGTCCCTCCTCAGATTCCCCCAGCGGCCGCGACCAAGCTTAG
- a CDS encoding prephenate/arogenate dehydrogenase, with protein sequence MKIGIVGLGLIGGSLGLDLRRQGHWVAGVARRPQLCEAAVAHQVADQASCNLSSLADVDVVFVCTPIAAIEPTVVELVAHLRSSTIITDVGSVKGSVVVAATRHWPRFVGGHPMAGKTQSGLMAAQPQLFVQRAYVLTPLEITPLDAVDTVAALAEQVGAVVYRCAPTVHDQAVAWISHLPVMVSSSLIRACCQEPDPTVLTLAQRFASSGFRDTSRVGGGVPELGLMMARFNRQELLRSLQGYRQQLDAVMDWIETENWPALEQHLHQTQRARPAFVEEKPQSDPS encoded by the coding sequence ATGAAAATTGGGATCGTCGGTCTAGGGTTGATTGGCGGATCCCTAGGGTTAGATTTACGACGACAGGGCCACTGGGTGGCTGGAGTAGCTCGTCGGCCACAGCTGTGCGAGGCAGCGGTGGCGCACCAGGTCGCTGATCAAGCCAGCTGCAATTTATCCAGTTTAGCGGACGTCGATGTCGTCTTTGTCTGCACGCCGATTGCGGCGATTGAGCCAACGGTGGTCGAGTTGGTTGCCCATCTGCGGTCATCGACCATTATTACTGATGTGGGCTCGGTAAAGGGCTCGGTGGTGGTAGCGGCTACCCGGCACTGGCCTCGATTTGTAGGGGGACACCCGATGGCTGGTAAGACCCAATCGGGGCTGATGGCAGCCCAGCCGCAGCTGTTTGTGCAACGGGCCTATGTGTTGACACCTTTGGAGATAACGCCGTTGGATGCCGTGGATACGGTGGCAGCCCTGGCGGAACAGGTGGGTGCCGTCGTGTACCGGTGTGCGCCGACGGTGCATGATCAAGCGGTGGCCTGGATTTCTCATCTGCCGGTGATGGTTAGCAGTAGCCTGATTCGGGCCTGCTGTCAGGAACCCGATCCAACGGTGCTGACCTTGGCCCAGCGATTTGCCAGTTCTGGGTTTCGCGATACCAGCCGGGTGGGGGGAGGTGTGCCAGAATTGGGCCTGATGATGGCTCGCTTCAACCGTCAGGAGCTGTTGCGATCGCTGCAGGGCTATCGCCAGCAACTGGATGCCGTGATGGACTGGATCGAGACGGAAAATTGGCCGGCTCTGGAACAGCATCTACACCAAACCCAACGGGCTCGGCCTGCCTTCGTGGAGGAAAAACCGCAGAGTGACCCTAGCTAA
- a CDS encoding sensor histidine kinase — protein sequence MTGSANSHISSKHSANSQQRQGREYSNGKFLGVPAQLWFVLDTVGHFITLHWPDAEQWGIDPGILVGQPSVQFLAHGCQTGYRACLERVLTHGQAEWFDGMIAVGNQGLPCQLLLSPLLHPEAPPTQVVGRASLTGTVISANDSTADSIPGQLPGEEWFRWSQEAIDCAQAQSYAALLNRITRNIRRTLDLDTIWRHTVDGLGAMFCSQRNLVCTYQTGDKTVTVTAESCQQGLTPWLHQEFSLAQLNYLQRAIASAEPVLALTDETHPDGAISCHPASVLAIATRYQDQPNGIIVLYSQSDRVWSPLELELVSDLADQVGTAIAHAQLFGESHALAVKLQEANTNLLKKHQELEEARHQAEEASRLKSEFLANTSHELRTPLNGMIGFLKLVLDGMADDPEEQEDFIQEAHKSAIHLLSLINDVLDIAKIEAGKLQIDMSPLNLKELFQDVENFTRPQAEQKGLEFKLLVPATRDEIILLGNYQRLLQVMLNLVGNAIKFTHEGGVTISAEVKLQKTTFQGQSRPGFVKVSVADTGIGVSLEKQDRLFQTFSQVDGDRTRQYGGTGLGLAISQKLVEAMGGVVQFISMGEGLGATVTFTTLLYREPVLISSEPIQPIS from the coding sequence ATGACTGGCTCCGCTAACTCCCATATCTCTTCTAAACACTCTGCGAACAGTCAGCAACGGCAGGGGCGTGAGTATTCAAATGGCAAATTTCTGGGGGTGCCGGCGCAGCTTTGGTTTGTCCTGGACACAGTTGGCCATTTCATTACCCTCCATTGGCCAGACGCCGAGCAGTGGGGCATCGATCCTGGGATATTAGTGGGGCAGCCGTCGGTGCAGTTTCTGGCCCATGGCTGTCAGACGGGCTATCGTGCCTGTCTGGAACGGGTATTGACTCATGGTCAGGCGGAGTGGTTTGATGGTATGATAGCGGTCGGCAACCAAGGGTTGCCTTGTCAGCTGCTACTCAGTCCCCTGTTGCATCCAGAGGCTCCCCCCACCCAGGTGGTGGGCAGAGCGTCCCTGACGGGAACGGTGATTTCCGCGAATGACTCGACGGCTGACTCTATCCCTGGTCAACTTCCCGGGGAGGAGTGGTTTCGCTGGTCCCAGGAGGCGATTGATTGTGCCCAAGCTCAGAGTTATGCCGCCCTATTGAATCGCATTACTCGCAATATTCGCCGTACCCTCGATCTGGATACCATCTGGCGCCATACCGTTGATGGCCTGGGGGCGATGTTTTGCAGCCAGCGCAATCTGGTCTGTACCTACCAGACGGGGGACAAGACGGTGACCGTCACGGCTGAGTCTTGTCAGCAAGGGTTAACCCCCTGGTTGCATCAAGAGTTTTCCCTGGCGCAGCTAAATTACTTGCAACGTGCGATCGCATCGGCTGAACCCGTACTGGCACTCACCGACGAGACTCACCCCGACGGCGCCATCTCCTGCCATCCAGCCTCGGTACTGGCCATCGCCACTCGCTACCAAGATCAGCCCAATGGCATTATTGTGCTGTATTCTCAATCCGATCGGGTCTGGAGCCCCCTAGAGTTAGAATTAGTCAGCGATCTCGCCGATCAAGTCGGCACCGCCATTGCCCATGCTCAACTCTTCGGTGAAAGCCACGCCCTAGCCGTGAAGCTGCAAGAAGCCAACACCAACCTACTCAAGAAACACCAAGAACTCGAAGAAGCGCGACACCAAGCCGAAGAAGCCTCCCGCCTCAAGAGCGAGTTTCTGGCCAATACTTCCCACGAACTACGAACTCCTCTGAACGGGATGATTGGCTTTCTCAAGTTGGTGTTGGACGGCATGGCCGATGATCCCGAAGAACAAGAAGACTTTATCCAGGAAGCTCACAAATCAGCCATTCACCTGCTCAGCTTAATCAACGATGTGCTCGACATCGCCAAGATCGAAGCGGGCAAACTACAAATCGATATGAGTCCCTTGAACCTGAAGGAACTCTTTCAAGACGTCGAAAACTTCACCCGACCCCAAGCCGAGCAAAAAGGGCTGGAGTTTAAGCTACTGGTGCCAGCGACCCGAGACGAGATCATTCTCTTGGGCAACTATCAACGGCTGCTGCAAGTGATGCTCAATCTGGTGGGAAACGCGATCAAATTTACCCACGAGGGGGGCGTCACCATCAGCGCCGAAGTCAAGCTACAGAAAACCACCTTCCAGGGGCAATCGCGGCCAGGCTTTGTCAAGGTGAGCGTGGCCGATACCGGCATCGGCGTTTCCCTGGAAAAACAAGACCGGCTGTTTCAAACCTTCAGCCAAGTAGATGGGGATCGCACCCGCCAGTACGGTGGCACCGGCCTGGGATTGGCCATCTCCCAAAAACTGGTCGAAGCCATGGGGGGCGTGGTGCAATTTATCAGCATGGGGGAAGGCCTGGGGGCGACCGTCACCTTCACTACCCTGCTGTATCGAGAGCCCGTCTTAATTTCTTCGGAACCGATTCAACCCATTAGTTAG
- the lepA gene encoding translation elongation factor 4 — translation MTDVPVSHIRNFSIIAHIDHGKSTLADRLLLQTKTVSDRDMKAQFLDTMDLERERGITIKLQAARMAYDASDGNQYVLNLIDTPGHVDFSYEVSRSLAACEGALLVVDASQGVEAQTLANVYLALEHDLEIIPVLNKIDLPGAEPDRIKQEIEDIIGLDCGNAILASAKQGIGIDEILEAIVYLVPPPQETVERPLRALIFDSYYDSYRGVIVYFRVMDGTLRRGDRVQLMASGKEYDIDELGVLSPMQIQVEDLHAGEVGYLAASIKAVEDARVGDTITLVKPAAPEPLPGYVEAKPMVFCGLFPTDADQFEDLRDALEKLRLSDAALQYDPETSSAMGFGFRCGFLGLLHMEIVQERLEREYNLDLITTAPSVIYWVTTIDGDVIEIDNPCNLPSPQEREKIEEPYVRIEMLTPEEFVGPLMELSQSRRGDFKDMKYLAQGRTSLVYEIPLAEVVTDFFDQMKSRSRGYASMEYHLVGYRENPLVRLDILINGEPVDPLATIVHRDKAYYVGKALVEKLKELIPRHQFKIPLQAAIGSRVISSESIPALRKDVLSKCYGGDISRKKKLLQKQAKGKKRLKAIGTVDVPQEAFMAVLRL, via the coding sequence ATGACAGACGTTCCCGTTTCCCATATCCGCAATTTCTCCATCATTGCCCACATCGACCACGGTAAGTCTACCCTGGCGGACCGTCTGTTGCTGCAAACTAAGACGGTCAGTGATCGAGATATGAAAGCTCAGTTCCTCGACACCATGGATCTAGAGCGGGAACGAGGCATCACCATCAAGCTGCAGGCCGCTCGCATGGCCTATGACGCCTCCGATGGCAACCAGTATGTGCTCAACTTAATCGATACCCCCGGCCACGTGGACTTCTCCTACGAAGTATCCCGGTCCTTGGCAGCTTGTGAAGGGGCCCTGCTGGTGGTCGATGCCTCCCAGGGTGTCGAGGCTCAGACCCTGGCCAACGTCTATCTGGCCCTCGAGCACGATTTAGAAATCATCCCGGTGCTCAATAAGATCGATTTGCCCGGGGCGGAACCCGATCGGATCAAGCAGGAAATCGAAGACATCATCGGCCTCGACTGCGGCAATGCCATTCTGGCCTCGGCTAAACAGGGCATTGGCATCGATGAGATTCTAGAAGCGATCGTCTATCTGGTACCGCCGCCCCAAGAGACGGTCGAACGACCCCTGCGAGCCCTGATCTTTGACAGCTATTACGACAGTTATCGTGGCGTCATCGTGTACTTCCGAGTCATGGATGGCACCCTGCGCCGGGGCGATCGCGTCCAATTGATGGCCTCCGGTAAGGAATACGACATCGATGAGCTGGGGGTACTGTCGCCGATGCAAATCCAGGTCGAAGACCTTCATGCCGGTGAAGTCGGGTATCTAGCCGCCTCCATTAAGGCAGTCGAAGATGCCCGGGTGGGCGACACCATTACCCTAGTGAAGCCAGCGGCCCCAGAGCCCTTGCCTGGCTATGTGGAAGCCAAGCCCATGGTATTTTGTGGTCTCTTCCCCACCGATGCCGACCAGTTCGAAGATCTGCGGGATGCCCTAGAAAAGCTACGGCTCAGTGATGCAGCCCTGCAATATGACCCCGAGACTTCCAGCGCCATGGGATTTGGGTTTCGCTGTGGCTTCTTAGGCTTGCTGCATATGGAAATTGTGCAGGAACGCCTGGAGCGGGAATATAACCTGGATCTAATCACAACGGCTCCTTCGGTGATCTACTGGGTGACCACCATCGATGGAGACGTGATTGAGATCGATAATCCCTGCAACCTACCCTCGCCCCAAGAGCGAGAAAAAATTGAAGAACCCTATGTGCGAATCGAGATGCTAACCCCGGAAGAATTCGTGGGACCGCTGATGGAATTGAGCCAGAGCCGCCGCGGCGACTTCAAAGACATGAAATATCTGGCCCAAGGCCGCACCTCTTTGGTGTACGAAATTCCTTTGGCGGAAGTCGTCACAGACTTCTTCGATCAGATGAAATCTCGCTCCCGGGGCTATGCCAGCATGGAATATCACCTAGTGGGGTACCGGGAAAACCCGCTGGTACGGCTAGATATCTTGATTAATGGAGAGCCTGTCGATCCCCTGGCTACCATCGTCCATCGGGATAAGGCCTACTATGTCGGTAAGGCCCTGGTGGAGAAGCTAAAAGAGCTGATTCCCCGGCACCAGTTCAAGATTCCCCTCCAGGCCGCCATCGGTAGTCGAGTGATTTCCAGCGAGAGCATCCCGGCCCTGCGTAAGGACGTGCTGTCTAAGTGCTACGGCGGCGACATTTCCCGCAAGAAGAAGCTACTGCAGAAGCAGGCCAAAGGCAAGAAGCGACTGAAGGCCATCGGCACCGTGGATGTGCCCCAAGAGGCGTTTATGGCGGTGCTGCGACTGTAG
- a CDS encoding peroxiredoxin family protein — MLTSSDLSGLFTPRFFRNFLPIPATDALAIGQRPPDICLPNITQGDTITLSEFWGKQPVVLAFTRIFTEKQYCPFCYPHIVALGDAYDRFRQQGVEVLMITSTDAAQSKTIVQDLGLPLPLLSDPSCQSFQAYQTGQALGAPLPAQFVLDAQGRLRYRHLFSFLNHNASVDTLLEVIGDLGD, encoded by the coding sequence ATGCTGACCTCGTCTGACCTGAGTGGGTTGTTTACCCCGCGCTTCTTCCGAAATTTTCTGCCGATTCCGGCCACCGATGCCCTGGCTATAGGCCAACGGCCTCCCGACATTTGTCTGCCCAATATCACCCAGGGGGACACTATCACCCTGTCAGAGTTCTGGGGCAAGCAGCCGGTGGTCTTGGCCTTCACCCGCATCTTCACCGAGAAACAATACTGTCCCTTTTGCTATCCCCATATTGTCGCTTTAGGGGATGCCTACGACCGGTTTCGGCAGCAGGGAGTTGAGGTGCTGATGATCACCAGCACCGATGCCGCCCAAAGCAAAACCATAGTGCAAGACCTGGGCTTACCCCTTCCCCTACTCAGCGATCCCAGCTGTCAGAGCTTTCAGGCCTATCAGACCGGACAGGCCCTGGGGGCACCACTGCCAGCCCAGTTTGTACTCGATGCCCAAGGCCGGTTGCGCTATCGCCATCTGTTTTCCTTTCTCAATCACAATGCCAGCGTGGACACCTTGCTGGAAGTCATCGGAGACCTGGGAGACTAG